From the genome of Tachysurus vachellii isolate PV-2020 chromosome 2, HZAU_Pvac_v1, whole genome shotgun sequence, one region includes:
- the rundc3ab gene encoding RUN domain-containing protein 3A: protein MAMGAHSKKGGSRNVAVERKNLITVCRFSVKTLLEKYTAEPIDDSSEEFINFASILEHILSHRFKGAGSWFDGQRGFWDFIRLACSKVQNSCISSIENMENINSSRAKGRAWIRVALMEKRLSEYIATALRDSRTTRRFYEEGAIMLREEASVLTGMLIGLGAIDFSFCLKGESLDGKTEAVIDYTPYLKFTQSYDYLSDDDDCCSVDSSNSDDSIPEHPYIPLVTDEESWSNKCRRMEQRFKIVSAQKGYLEELVRLRESQLKNLEIENKKLTKKLEEIKLQSHQEKRELESVVLELQEQLTSLIPGEAHPLSKDMSIPLVNQWPSIHTYNNHEENQLYCSHSGSFQSPELLSAHISLDSVSQKAEGKPNGQPWCKTGKDYTPSILGLCGSLSSLPSCKSLPSLRSTECLVNISAEPSPALTPS, encoded by the exons ATGGCGATGGGCGCGCACTCCAAGAAAGGCGGCTCTAGGAACGTCGCAGTGGAACGGAAGAACCTGATCACCGTGTGCAG GTTTTCGGTAAAGACCTTGCTGGAGAAATATACGGCCGAACCAATAGATGACTCGTCAGAGGAGTTCATCAATTTTGCCTCCATTCTTGAGCACATCCTCAGTCATCGCTTTAAAG GAGCAGGGAGCTGGTTTGATGGCCAGCGCGGTTTCTGGGACTTCATCCGTCTGGCCTGCAGTAAAGTGCAGAACAGCTGCATCAGCAGCATTGAGAACATGGAGAACATCAATTCGTCTCGAGCAAAG GGCAGAGCTTGGATAAGAGTTGCACTGATGGAAAAACGTCTATCCGAATACATCGCCACAGCGCTACGAGACAGTCGCACTACCAG gAGGTTCTATGAAGAAGGGGCCATCATGTTAAGAGAAGAAGCCAGTGTTCTTACAGGAATGTTAATTGGACTAGGAGCAATCGACTTCAG TTTCTGTTTAAAGGGAGAGTCTTTGGATGGAAAGACGGAGGCGGTCATTGATTATACACCATATCTCAAGTTCACTCAGAG CTATGACTACCTGAGCGATGATGATGACTGCTGCAGTGTGGACAGCAGCAACAGTGACGACAGCATTCCTGAGCATCCCTACATTCCACTGGTCACAGACGAAGAAAGCTGGAGTAATAAATGTCGCAGGATGGAACAGAGGTTCAAGATCGTCAGTGCtcagaag ggctaTCTAGAGGAGCTTGTGCGTTTGCGGGAGTCACAGTTGAAGAATCTAGAGATTGAAAACAAGAAACTAACCAAGAAACTGGAAGAGATAAAGCTTCAGAGCCATCAGGAGAAGAGAGAATTGGAGTCTGTTGTTCTGGAGCTACAGGAGCAGCT GACAAGTCTGATTCCTGGTGAAGCTCATCCTTTGTCCAAGGACATGTCTATTCCTCTTGTAAACCAGTGGCCATCAATTCACACCTACAACAACCACGAAGAAAACCAGCTATACTGCAG TCACAGTGGAAGCTTTCAGAGCCCTGAACTACTTTCAGCACACATCAGCTTGGACTCAGTTTCCCAGAAAGCAGAGGGGAAGCCAAATGGCCAACCTTGGTGCAAAACAG GTAAAGACTATACGCCATCCATCTTGGGACTGTGTGGTTCACTGAGCTCATTACCCAGCTGTAAGTCTCTGCCCAGTTTGAGGTCCACAGAGTGCCTGGTGAACATTAGCGCAGAGCCAAGTCCTGCTCTCACGCCCagctag
- the pth3r gene encoding parathyroid hormone 3 receptor codes for MELSTAFLLFSVLTVAKALIDSDDVITRDEQIFLLIRARTRCERRILGQLRTVREGDCMPEWDGIICWPKGKRSQLLAMPCPEYVYDFDHKGHAYRNCDALGNWEQVSTINRTWADYTECTTKLQSNHGKQEEEVFRRLHVMYTTGYSISLTSLLVAVFILCYFKRLHCTRNYIHTHLFTSFICRAVSIFVKDAVLYSEEDTKAEYGEVGIQAQMVGCKVAVTFFHYFLATNHYWILVEGLYLHSLIFMAFLSDKNYLWALTIIGWGVPAVFVSIWVSVRASLADTQCWDISAGNVKWIFQVPILAAIAVNFFLFLNIIRVLASKLWETNTGKLDPRQQYRKLLKSTLVLMPLFGVHYMVFMGLPYTEVTGLLWQIQMHYEIFFNSLQGFFVAFIYCFCNGEVQAEVKKVWLRRSLALDIKQKARVVSSTGGGSCYYGGMTSHTTNQSICLGAQGPNPARGMSLGVRGQSHVANLPGYIPNETAETMLPIVQHSELRRANSMGTLYDQNGQNIVGTQEMQEGLEKDPSLYFISEDHSSSVLLKDLETIL; via the exons ATGGAGCTTTCTACAGCATTCTTGCTCTTCAGTGTGTTAACTGTAGCGAAGGCGCTG ATTGACTCTGATGACGTCATTACTCGTGATGAGCAAATCTTCCTCCTGATTCGTGCAAGGACGAGATGTGAGAGAAGAATCCTTGGACAGCTGAGGACAGTACGAG aaGGTGACTGCATGCCAGAGTGGGATGGAATCATCTGCTGGCCTAAAGGGAAGCGCAGTCAGCTTTTAGCTATGCCTTGCCCCGAGTATGTTTATGATTTTGACCACAAAG GTCATGCGTACCGTAACTGTGATGCTTTGGGGAACTGGGAGCAGGTTTCCACCATCAACCGTACTTGGGCTGATTACACTGAGTGCACAACCAAGCTGCAGTCTAACCATGGCAAGCAAGAGgag GAGGTGTTCAGGCGGCTTCACGTAATGTACACTACGGGCTATTCCATCTCTTTGACCTCGTTACTGGTGGCCGTCTTCATCCTCTGCTACTTTAA ACGTTTACACTGCACTCGTAACTACATCCACACCCACCTGTTTACCTCCTTCATATGCCGGGCAGTCAGCATCTTCGTTAAGGACGCTGTTCTCTACTCAGAGGAAGACACTAAAGCAGAGTATGGAGAAGTGGGAATCCAGGCTCAGAtg GTGGGCTGTAAAGTGGCTGTGACCTTTTTCCACTATTTCCTGGCGACAAATCACTACTGGATCCTTGTTGAGGGCCTGTACCTGCACAGTCTGATCTTCATGGCTTTCCTGTCTGATAAAAATTATTTGTGGGCTCTGACCATCATCGGCTGGG GTGTTCCTGCTGTGTTTGTCTCAATTTGGGTCAGTGTTCGAGCCTCGCTGGCTGATACACA ATGTTGGGATATCAGTGCAGGGAATGTGAAATGGATTTTTCAAGTTCCGATCCTTGCAGCCATTGCT GTCaacttctttcttttcctaAACATAATCAGAGTTTTGGCGTCAAAGCTGTGGGAGACTAACACAGGAAAACTGGATCCGAGGCAACAATACAG GAAGCTGCTGAAGTCAACTCTGGTGCTGATGCCACTCTTTGGGGTACACTACATGGTGTTTATGGGTCTTCCTTACACGGAGGTCACTGGGCTGCTTTGGCAGATACAGATGCACTATGAGATATTCTTCAATTCATTGCAG GGCTTTTTTGTGGCCTTCATCTACTGTTTCTGTAATGGAGAG GTGCAGgcagaggtgaaaaaggtgtgGTTAAGGCGTAGTCTTGCTCTGGATATCAAGCAAAAGGCACGTGTAGTCAGCAGCACCGGGGGcgggagctgttactatggtggcatgacatcacacaccaccaacCAGAGCATCTGCCTTGGTGCACAGGGCCCAAACCCAGCTCGGGGTATGTCCTTAGGAGTCAGAGGCCAATCGCACGTTGCTAACTTGCCGGGATACATACCTAATGAGACTGCAGAAACCATGCTACCTATAGTTCAGCATTCTGAGCTTAGACGTGCCAACAGCATGGGGACACTATATGATCAGAATGGGCAAAACATTGTAGGAACCCAAGAAATGCAAGAAGGGTTAGAGAAAGATCCATCTCTATACTTCATATCTGAAGATCATTCCAGCTCGGTGTTGCTGAAAGATCTGGAAACGATTCTATGA
- the LOC132841287 gene encoding translational activator of cytochrome c oxidase 1, translating to MAAGAVLRPFLSGCAHKLTGLRLSALPICVRTVHVCSVLRAGHNKWSKVKDIKIPKDAARARMIAKYAMLIRVAVREGGPNPEYNIALAQLIEQCRNKNLPKATIDAAIKGAEKSKAGSQYLYEARGPGGSMLLIEVLTDNNTRSHQAIKHILIKNGGAMCESARHHFDRKGVIVATRDQVSTEKALDLAIESGAEDVHEAEDEEEKPILQFICDMNSTKAVRTALETLGVHTLSVGMEYISNTPAPLTQDQLDSSANLIEALSEYPEVVRVWDNIQALE from the exons ATGGCAGCCGGTGCGGTGTTACGTCCTTTTCTGTCCGGCTGCGCTCATAAACTGACGGGTCTGCGGCTCAGCGCGCTCCCGATCTGCGTCAGGACCGTGCACGTGTGTTCGGTTCTGCGCGCGGGACACAACAAATGGTCCAAAGTGAAAGATATTAAGATCCCGAAAGATGCAGCTCGAGCCCGGATGATCGCCAAATACGCCATGTTGATCCGGGTGGCAGTAAGAG AAGGAGGACCAAACCCAGAGTATAACATCGCTTTGGCTCAGCTTATAGAGCAGTGCAGGAATAAAAATCTCCCCAAAGCCACCATTGATGCTGCTATTAAAGGAGCG GAAAAGTCCAAGGCTGGTTCTCAGTACCTATACGAGGCACGAGGTCCAGGAGGTTCCATGCTGCTCATCGAGGTTCTGACAGACAACAACACGCGTTCTCACCAGGCCATCAAACACATCCTAATAAAAAACGG GGGGGCGATGTGCGAAAGCGCCCGGCATCATTTTGACAGAAAAGGCGTCATTGTGGCGACCCGAGACCAAGTTTCTACTGAGAAAGCTCTGGACCTGGCCATAGAGTCAGGGGCTGAAGATGTCCACGAAGccgaggatgaggaggagaagCCAATTTTACAG TTCATCTGTGATATGAACTCGACAAAAGCGGTACGAACAGCACTGGAAACTCTCGGGGTTCACACTCTGTCAGTGGGGATGGAGTACATCTCCAACACTCCTGCTCCTCTAACACAGGACCAGCTAGACTCCAGCGCCAACCTGATCGAGGCTCTCAGTGAATACCCAGAAGTGGTTAGAGTATGGGACAACATTCAAGCATTGGAGTAA